Part of the Benincasa hispida cultivar B227 chromosome 12, ASM972705v1, whole genome shotgun sequence genome is shown below.
TTTAATTCTGTAGCATTGTGAATTCTAATGCAGGAAGAACTGGAACAGCTAGATAAATTGGACAAGGCATCAACAAAATGCAAAGAGTAAGCatgataaaatttatttggGATCTGCTGAATTTGAGTAtccatacaaataaaaataaaaatataactaCGAAACTCTCCAATTCATTTGTGAAATTGCTGTTTTTTTTGCACCTGTCAGAATGCTGAGCAATGTGGAGACAAGACCGGACCCTCTTCTCCCACTGTAGGATTTCTTCTGTTCTCTTTAAATTCATTGCTTTGTCTTCAACAACAGAGCTTAAAAATTCTTCTTTCTCTGTCTCTGTTTTTGGTTGGTTGCAGAACCCATGGCCCTATAAATCCTCTATGGGATCGATGGTTTGAAGGGCCGCAAGATTCTAAAGGTTGCAGATGCTGGATATTGTGATATTGTTTGGATTTCTCTTTGAATTCATAGAGATTGGGAGAATGTGATGCGATGATCATGGCTATTAATTTGAAGATTTTAACTCCCATTCCCATTTGTTATTTGCAGAGGTTTCTTCAACTTAGGTACTTTGTGAATAGTTTTTCTAAAGCAAATGTTGTATTCATTTGAAAACACTTTCCATAAAGGTATTCCATTTCACTTTGcacatttttttttgaaatattattgatatacaAAAAACACTTAAGAAAATGAAAGTAGAACTTTGAAAACCTGATTTGTTTTTTCAGTGTTCTTATACGACACGATTGAGTGTCTATAGATATATGACGAACATCTTTGTACAAAATATGTCTGTTTGTACAGGAAaacagtaattttttttagttaattttataatttccaATAGATTGTAATATGTTGAATTGATGATGCTTTGATATTGATTGGAATAGGTAAAATATGTTTGAAGTGTTCATTTGAGGGGAAAAATCATTTCAAGAGTTGGACGTATGCAAATGTAAATACGATCAAGTAGAGGGGTATATGAATAAATCGAGTCCATATCTAAATGAGAGAGATCTTGAGGATATATAAAAGTGACTAATAAAGACATGAAAGAGTTTGTAGTTACTATCCATATCATTATGCCGTCCTAACTAGGGATGAAAACGGTTCAGTTTGGTGGTTAAATCGAACCGAATTTTCTAATATGTGAAATGATGCGGTTCGATTCAGTTCGATTttggtattttttaaaaatctatgttttatttcttttttaattaaagatggtttggttcggttttaaattcagttttgttcttggttttaaatttggttttactctttcttttttttaaatatataattatttctcTTAAGTTTATCTANNNNNNNNNNNNNNNNNNNNNataaattaaaaaaagtttggTACGGTTTTCGAAATTGAAATCGAACCGAActgaattaattcggtttcaaattttcttcaaatcgaATCGAACCACATTTTACGGTTTTTCACTGAGTTTtcgatttggtttttagaaatgGTTCGTTTTTTGTGGTTTGAATAGTCACCCCTAATCCTAACTAGGTGTCATCTTTCTTTTAAGTGATTCAATCATACAAACTCTAGAGTTAAACATTAAAAGTGTGTTTGGTCCAAGGAATTAGGAAGTCGGAGCCACTCCTTGTTTGGTCCAAGGAGTTGGTGAGTTTCACTAtttaaaaacatcaattttatatctcATTAACTTCTTACACTTAGTGCCTGGAATTTACAATTCTCTAGATTGTATAACTCCTTACTCTTCATTATTTCACTTTTTACTCCAAACATCCCCCAAAAAGTTGTTAGGATCCCTCCTAACAAGAACAATACTCAAGAATACATAACAAACTCAAGAACAATTCAGTTATAGAAGtatagaaaaatataatgaaatatgCAATAAActcattgttggggttgatgccctaaactctcgtatgatcctatagtttgtaaacatctgtatgaacaaacgcttgtgatgtaataatatgagatattttcttcacggttgtctatgaaacatgagatgttttatttgcatttatcacaaatcaataaactaagatctttagttgtcgttgtaacttaagcatgtatgtggagacatataagtggatcatgccttaagcgataaccaaaatggtctgtagttacaagtgttgtgacgggCTACAGATggtgacagagacttcacttcacaaggatgaccataggtaatatgaccttaatattgagtgagttgggaactcctgcctttgagggcggtcctttgatttgaatgggtGTAAGTTGCTaaattgtcgactcaaacctaccattttggggattcgtctgattgtggAGCTGGGAACCCAGCTACACAATATGGcttcggggtaagtagatagattgctcccttaatggctgattTCCAAGCTTGAACGATATAGCGCCGCACACCTTCTCAAGGCTCGGGAgatgttcactcatagtaggactatgatgtattgttcattaaagggatcggtggtacttaaggagttagatgtaactacaggggaaaaacgataaattggcccaactatacttacgagcatctatgaaggcttatcgtactgttgactggttatatccgatacacataaatatatctgcaatgggaagaatgcaactgtcggtctttagtggagtgttcgatagttaacggatgactaaagagtttagtcagctattcacataccgttggagcttcaagttacatgTCCATAAGATCCTCttcgtagctcaatggattcaagttgagaatcagtttttgggtcagtttgaagtgttcaaattgacagaaggtagtttgattatatatgatataattaaactggtttaattatatttgatatagttgacatgatgtataagatacattaattggaggaatatgatataaatatgatttatatcaagtaaaggagaaaatgactatggtttaaatgttacatatggtgtaatattaaaactataggttataaaaataatatgataagttagttattatatttatttataattaaaataattatgaggtaattgtgggtggtttctTTTTAACCGTGCATGAAAGTGGGAAGTtatattcagttttcataattgaaggataaaatgaaaaatgttttaattttgtaaaaaaaaatcgcttcattaagtacactactaatcgtttagctcacgagagactacatgacgaccttcaagtgtttgtctaaacgatcgtgtacacgcaccattctctaaacgattgtgtagttttttaataaacgatcgcatggcaAGCGAACTTCACTAAACAATCAAACttgttttcctaaacgatcaagcaccatagtctatacgatagacaatatccttcttccacttgcttggtcgtatagagcgatcgttgtttcctccatccctctaccaaattcataacagagcccacatctcctagattcactccgagaataccaaggttactgagtggtggtaTCCGAGAGGTTACTTGTGTAGACAATCTAGACGAGAGCGAGTTGTTGCTGTCCAAgttcttcacgagagcgagagaccTGTgaaagaagtgttcttcaaaggtaagtctttcactccttttgtatttaatttctaaagcatattgtaatttgttctaagatgcataactattttgtatgtttgtgaatgtttgtaattttgtcacaatgaatttggatcgatTGTGCTTCCGCTCGTGGATTCtttttgataagagttccttcactcaTAAACCAGGTAACAAGATAAATCCTAGCCTTTCGAGAAGGCTAGTCTCTCCCTTGATTCCTAATAAGGAAATTCCTTACTAAATTTTTCATAGCTTTCTCTAACCCTTcccctctatttataactaaaattcataacaaactTATTATCTAATTACTTATATGCCCTTTTTATCCTCCCTACTAATATTCTACTAAATTATCCCAATATAATCCTAATAAGGAGGCTTACAATACTCCGCCCTTCAAAGACACATTATCCTCAAGGTTTGCTTACAAAATAGATCACAAAAATTGGATCTCTATCTCCCccctcctctctctctctctccctctctcttaAAGTAATTGAACAAATAGTGGATTCAGAGCACTAGCCTTCTCCTCAGCCTTCAATTTGGGCTTCAATTGCTTCATTTGGATTTAGCCCATTAATCAACCCATGAACCCACATTCTCCCATCAACCCCATTCTTTTCCTAATGGTTTAGGCCCACAGTTAACTTGCTATCCAAAATCAATCTTTAGCTCCCTCTTAATCAAGATCCATTGTTCATTTATTATAGAAATCATATATTGGGCCATTTCTTGTTGGGTTGGTCCAATCCTTAGCTCAACTCCATCCAACCCTAATCGTCTGCCATCTTTCCTTCCCAGCTTTTCACATGTCACTGCCCCTCCTATCGGAGACCATTGTGCTTGTTGAATAGAAGGAAATAAATGGGCATGTGATCCCAGCCCCATCCTCTTTATCTTTGGAGAACATTTGGGTTTCAAGTAATTCCCTTAGATTCCGCCCATCAAGGAATCAAAGACTCCACAATATTTCCACAAGCCTATCTTCACCCCTTGGTAGTGGTGTTTAAATTGGAAAATCTTCCCGAATGGGCTAGGCCCATAATCAATTGATTGCTTGAGCCCATACACCTTCTCTACTAATGAGCTTAAAACGACTCCAACCCATAATTAAGCTCCTTTTCTACCACTTTAATTAATGGGCCTTATTGAATTCAGTAAATTCAAGCCCACTAAgctcctttttttcttcttcatgaatctTCAAATGGTTGTCTTTCCATGTTTTCAGCATCTACCATCTGGCCCACCACTCATTTTCCCTTAAGAACTCACCTTTAACTAGGCTGTCCATTAGAAATTGATTGGGCATTTTAATGCAAATCTAGCCCATTAATTAAATCATAAGTGTTGTTGCCATTTTTTCTAGCACTTGGCCCCGATTTTCTTGGCTGATGATTTGTGCTGGATTGAGTCATTTGAAGCTTATATTCCCTcatgttttttatttcaattttagaaataaaatgggctttcattcatttttttgaCTTTAGCCCACAAAATAGCCCAAGAACATAAAATTTCCCATCTGCATTTGTGTTTAAAATTGAAGTTTCTCTTCTCTAATGGGATAGGCCCATAACCAATTTGCTATCCAAAATCACCCACCAGCTCACTTTTAATTAGCAGCCATTTTTCATGTATGAGAGAAATAACATAATGAGCCCATTTTCCACTTTCCTTCTTCCTCAGATTTGTACACATGTTTGGTCTATTGCTCTACTTTGGTCTATTGAAAAATCATATGTCGACTTGCACAAAACCAATTGGGCTTCTTCATGCAATTTAGGCTTATCATCCCCATGAAAATTAAATCtgctttttttttccccaacaACTGGCCCCACTTTTTGATTCTTCACGTGGGCAGCAACGTGTTTTCCCTCATGTTCACGCAATTCACCCCTGCCCCAAACCACCTTCTCCAGCCACCATAGCTCGGATTCTTCTAATATATCCAGAGCCTTCGACCATTGTAGCTCGCCTGCATCTGACATGTCTACCTCTTCCCATCTCATCATCCTCCCACCAACTCCACCTGGCGTCGTCAGCAACAATTTAGTTTGTCGAGTCCATCATCATTCCATCCCATGAACCGTTGATGCCTTATTTCTCCCTCGCGGACAATCATTCTCTACCTCTTTGAGTGACAACCTCTTCTTCACCTGAGTCTTCATCTCCGGACACACAAGAAATTCTTGATATCCTTTCTCGATGATTTCTTTATAGACGTCAATCTCTGACTTGCCCATCCCCTTTTCCTTAAACTTGCAACAACCCCTTTCCAGAATATTCAAATATGGCCACCCATGTTGTCCCTATCGATAATGACCTCTCCTGACTcgatttcttcttctcttgtaggttcttctttctctttttcttattcTGATTGCCATCTCGCATTCTCATTGGTAATGTTTGTCCTCTTCTCTCTGATGCTTCTGCCTCTTTTGATATGTGTTTCCACTTCCACCAATACCTTGTCTCCGACCATCTCACCCTTTGCCGCTCGACGATGGACACAAACATTCAGGTTTCTCCTTTTCTTTCCATcatatttatgaatattttcctccaattcttccatcttcgattcaaatttttttctcctTTGCTTCTATTTTCGTCCCTTGTATCTTTTTAGTAGTGGTCTGCAAAAATCTTACCCTcatgttgtttaactttccaatctttttctatttctctTCGACACCGATGGCCTCCAATAAGTACTCTGTTCGCTCTTTGCCCTGCCTTCCAGCCAGTGTGTTTCCTTTTTCCCTTCCTTATTCGGCTTCTTCAAACCTCTCATGGAATTTCCATGTTTGTGAAGGTCCATCCACCATCGAGGTTGAGCCCTTGATCTCACCCCTGAGTGTTCTACTTGAGCACCAATACCTATTGACTACCCCTGACAACATCTCAATTTTCTCGGCCATTTCTTGCGTCAAGGCTTTCAAGTCAGAAATCTCCATTCCAGCAGTAACCACTAtttcttggttttttttaatcattttcttttcttcttcttttcttctccttGAGTTTCTTGCAACTTCTTCTGGAtttctctttcaattttttcacgCTTGCAATTTGCTATCCATTTCTGCATTTGCTCCC
Proteins encoded:
- the LOC120067710 gene encoding guanine nucleotide-binding protein subunit gamma 2-like, with protein sequence MSESASPITQRVQSSSSSSSIDTRGKHRIQAEVKRLEQEARFLEEELEQLDKLDKASTKCKEMLSNVETRPDPLLPLTHGPINPLWDRWFEGPQDSKGCRCWIL